Part of the Methanococcus voltae genome, AGCTTAAACATTAATTTTTTAAAGTTTTTTAAAATTTTAAAAGTTTTAATGCGATATGTTAAATTTAAATCCTAATGTAAAAATTTAAATCTAAGTACATAGACTATGTTTTCTTAATATAAGTAATTTATCAATATTGGATTTTTTAAAAATAATAATAAATCAACATAATAACATTATATTAAAAATACTAAGTTTTTTATATGGTGTTACACTATAAAAAAGTAGCAGTTGATTTTAACCAATCTTGGTTTTGGTGATACTGTCTAAGGCACTTCTACCTAAAAGGCGGTCTTCCAGAATAGCCGTAGGGCGTTGATGAAGGAAAGATTTTCCAAAGGTAGATATATTAAACGCCTAATTATAAAAAAGAATATTATTTTAAGTTATTTTATATTAAATTGGTTAGTTTATCTTATACTTGTATATTAAATACTAATCTCGGTAGTATGATGTACATAATGTGTTATTTTTAAATATATTAATCATAATGAAATTATAACTCAGTTATTCGCCCATATCTTTAACTTTATAATCTATTATTGTTGGTGTTGCGTTAGTTATGTTATCGTGCATAGGACATCCTTCTTTAACCATTTTTATGAGTTCATCAATCTTCTCAACAGATTCATCTGTATCAAATTCGATTGAAACATTTATGTACTCAAAACCTGCTCTTTTAGTAGTCTCTCTTAACTTTAATTTATCCGTGTTAAATTTACCATGGACTTCTAAAAACATTTCACGAACTTCTAAACCTTTTAAATCAATATAATACCTACTTAAAGCATTTAAACATCCTGCATATGCCATTAATAGATACTCCATAGGATTTGGAGCCTCACCTTTACCCCCTAAAGATACAGGTTCGTCAGAAATAATTTCATAATGAGGTGTTTCCGCATTTAATTTTGTATCGATACTTTTACCGGATAATCTAATAGTCGCTTCTCCCATGATACCACCGTAGTATTTTTGTCTTTTTAGTAATTAAACCGAATTTTATAAGTCATATATTCATTGAAAACTTATAAATCCCATATTGCCCTTAAATTA contains:
- a CDS encoding OsmC family protein: MGEATIRLSGKSIDTKLNAETPHYEIISDEPVSLGGKGEAPNPMEYLLMAYAGCLNALSRYYIDLKGLEVREMFLEVHGKFNTDKLKLRETTKRAGFEYINVSIEFDTDESVEKIDELIKMVKEGCPMHDNITNATPTIIDYKVKDMGE